A window from Triticum aestivum cultivar Chinese Spring chromosome 6D, IWGSC CS RefSeq v2.1, whole genome shotgun sequence encodes these proteins:
- the LOC123141946 gene encoding putative GDP-L-fucose synthase 2 → MGSMSFLSDKSAKTFVAGHRGMIGTAVHRKLAALGFTSIVVRTHAELDLTCQHAVEAFFDAERPRYVILCAAKSGGVHAALSAPAEYLTKNLGIIFNVMTAAQRCGSVRKLLILASATIYPEDARQPIPESAFLSGPPAPGSEWYSIAKIAGIKMCQAYREEHGMDAIAASPNNIYGPRNPFPSESSHVIPALIRRFHHAKVTGAPEAVVWGSGAALREFTHVDDLVEALVLLMDRYSGLEHVNVGSGDEMSVRELAELVKEVIGYEGRVVWDASRPDGVPRRLIDSSKMRKLGWKPKVALRDGLMDMYQLYCRQQDEP, encoded by the coding sequence ATGGGTAGCATGTCATTCCTCAGCGACAAGTCCGCCAAGACATTCGTGGCCGGTCACCGGGGCATGATCGGCACAGCCGTCCACCGCAAGCTAGCAGCGCTCGGCTTCACCAGCATCGTCGTCCGCACCCACGCCGAGCTCGACCTGACGTGCCAGCACGCCGTGGAGGCCTTCTTCGACGCCGAGCGGCCCCGCTACGTCATCCTCTGTGCAGCCAAGTCCGGCGGCGTCCACGCCGCTCTGAGCGCGCCGGCCGAGTACCTGACCAAGAACCTGGGCATCATTTTCAACGTGATGACCGCCGCGCAGCGCTGCGGCTCCGTGCGCAAGCTGCTCATCCTGGCCAGCGCCACCATCTACCCCGAGGACGCGCGGCAGCCTATCCCGGAGTCGGCCTTCCTGTCCGGCCCACCGGCGCCTGGGAGCGAGTGGTACAGCATCGCCAAGATCGCGGGCATCAAGATGTGCCAGGCCTACCGTGAGGAGCACGGCATGGATGCCATCGCGGCGTCGCCCAACAACATCTACGGCCCGCGCAACCCCTTCCCTTCGGAGAGCTCCCACGTCATCCCCGCCCTCATCCGCCGTTTCCACCACGCCAAGGTCACCGGCGCTCCCGAGGCCGTGGTCTGGGGCTCCGGCGCCGCGCTCCGCGAGTTCACGCACGTGGACGACCTTGTGGAAGCCTTGGTGCTGCTGATGGACAGGTACTCCGGGCTGGAGCACGTGAACGTGGGGAGTGGCGACGAGATGAGCGTGAGGGAGCTGGCGGAGCTGGTGAAGGAGGTGATCGGCTACGAGGGTCGCGTGGTATGGGACGCCAGCCGGCCGGACGGTGTGCCCAGGCGGTTGATAGATAGCTCCAAGATGAGGAAGCTTGGGTGGAAGCCTAAGGTGGCGCTTAGGGACGGGCTCATGGACATGTACCAACTCTATTGCCGTCAACAAGATGAACCATGA